In the Streptobacillus moniliformis DSM 12112 genome, one interval contains:
- a CDS encoding PP2C family protein-serine/threonine phosphatase: MNEFCFLGDREYEIVYFTSIEQSYEDLIKASKIKKKILFHIKDVIIDPKFLSYMLKLFRCSIKNDFEIFFIIKNKNIIEDINLFESKRYFKIFDSIEEYNELKIFAGYEVKIYDDNNNVKNLLKDELIKNGFGIKDRNSFNFLNKKHDSRSNSIYIIDFSSYQEEKIEEIKKIKKENPNSMVILITFETDIDNALNTMKYGVNRVVKRPVDIKSLVGTIKSLATAAELKKENDRLVSEVFNREKEIRKLYNEVSEELKLAGDIQKSLMPPKKIDFGEYTCEYFFEPSMNIGGDFCDFIELNDEEFAIVFADISGHGIPASLLSTMLKVLIYNNAKKVDKVTELMEILNEEIINIFPKGKFVSMFYLVINTKTNRLRYAKASQEPALMYNKEKDEVIELESEGQILGLFSKKLFPILSFEEKEIDFNVGDKILLYTDGITEEIDDNGNYYGLERLKSQVKKLDLNMIIQDLKDFVGKKPFNDDVTLLKIKRRGEETC; this comes from the coding sequence ATGAATGAATTTTGCTTTTTAGGAGATAGAGAATATGAAATTGTGTATTTTACATCTATTGAACAGAGCTATGAAGATTTAATTAAAGCCTCAAAAATTAAGAAAAAAATTCTTTTTCATATTAAAGATGTAATTATAGATCCAAAATTTTTAAGCTATATGCTTAAATTATTTAGATGTTCTATTAAAAATGATTTTGAAATCTTTTTCATTATTAAGAATAAGAATATAATAGAAGATATTAATTTATTTGAATCAAAGAGATATTTTAAAATTTTTGATTCTATAGAAGAATATAATGAACTTAAAATTTTTGCAGGATATGAAGTAAAAATATATGATGATAATAATAATGTTAAAAATCTTCTTAAAGATGAATTAATAAAAAACGGATTTGGTATAAAAGATAGGAATAGTTTTAATTTCTTAAATAAAAAGCATGATAGTAGATCAAATAGCATATATATTATAGATTTTTCTAGTTATCAAGAAGAAAAAATAGAGGAAATAAAGAAGATAAAAAAAGAAAATCCTAATTCTATGGTAATATTGATAACTTTTGAAACAGACATAGATAATGCTTTAAATACTATGAAATATGGTGTTAATAGAGTTGTTAAAAGACCTGTTGATATTAAAAGTTTAGTAGGGACTATAAAAAGTCTTGCTACAGCAGCAGAATTAAAAAAAGAAAATGATAGGCTTGTATCAGAAGTTTTTAATAGAGAAAAGGAAATTAGAAAACTATATAATGAGGTAAGTGAAGAATTAAAGCTTGCAGGAGATATACAAAAATCACTTATGCCACCTAAAAAAATAGATTTTGGAGAATATACATGTGAATATTTTTTTGAACCAAGCATGAATATAGGTGGAGATTTTTGTGATTTTATAGAATTAAATGATGAAGAATTTGCTATAGTATTTGCAGATATATCAGGTCATGGTATACCAGCATCACTTCTATCAACTATGCTTAAAGTGTTGATATATAATAATGCGAAAAAGGTTGATAAAGTTACAGAACTTATGGAAATATTAAATGAAGAAATAATAAATATTTTTCCTAAAGGTAAGTTTGTATCTATGTTTTATTTAGTTATAAACACAAAAACTAATAGATTAAGGTACGCTAAGGCTTCTCAAGAACCAGCTCTAATGTATAATAAGGAAAAAGATGAAGTAATAGAACTTGAAAGTGAAGGTCAGATATTAGGGCTATTTTCAAAAAAACTCTTCCCTATATTATCATTTGAAGAAAAAGAAATAGATTTTAATGTAGGAGATAAAATATTACTTTACACAGATGGTATAACAGAAGAGATAGATGATAATGGTAATTATTATGGTTTAGAAAGACTTAAATCACAGGTAAAAAAATTAGATTTAAATATGATAATACAAGATTTAAAAGATTTTGTTGGTAAAAAACCTTTTAATGATGATGTAACTTTATTAAAGATAAAAAGAAGAGGAGAAGAAACATGTTAA
- a CDS encoding DegV family protein codes for MGIKYIDAKRLRRILIGGAKWVKKHEDYLNELNVYPVPDGDTGSNMSMTLETMKNDIESSTVKKSSMVEVIDVIEESILMGARGNSGTILSQIITGFLKGIGDKKRLESADLAEALLNAKEVAYKAVDTPVEGTILTVIREVSEKAIEIKDDVESLDKMLEILTSTAEEAVNKTPDLLPKLKEAGVVDSGAMGLYYFFIGISKALTEINEIVSYEATEKTFDSTLRDITHDPAEIKFKYCTEFIIRNADFNIDKFKEDILKLGDSAVFAQTSKKFKIHVHTNNPGQALELAVTHGDLEKIKIENMKLQNEGLLSSEKEQTKIFVNSKPNLSRYSYVILADSLNLKEEFLTLGASVVLLGGQSQNPSVQDILNAIAKINNNKQIVILPNNKNVISTANIAAEKTEKNVLVVPTKTMMEGYYYLNSYFDTLANTKYNAEFNYSIEITKAVRDTNVDGLTINKDDFIALVNTKIAHANKSILELIKEIKEKYINEKTINITIVEGKEKYDDVKASLNIPKSKFINGEQENYNYYIYIENRPDNMPDIAIVTDTGSDLGEEDVKGLPIFITPIRLEANGEHYKDGVDISKDEFWNKLINEDTHFKSAQPSPKELMNLYTHILNRGYKKILTLNISSSMSGTYRTVKMVRANLNKENDIIQIDTQLVSFPLGILVKQAAEKSMLKHSISDIKIWAEKFISKVKTLIVVDDLKYLERGGRITKVARSIGDFLKLKPILTFSQGTLTVEKKVFGENLAISYLEKSIQEVAKKHSIYVYSGFGGSSKQLDNISKILESVKGNHKITIAEKSIQIGATVGAHAGPVYAICMIPKLL; via the coding sequence ATGGGTATAAAGTACATTGATGCTAAAAGATTAAGACGCATTCTTATAGGTGGAGCTAAATGGGTAAAAAAACATGAGGACTATTTAAATGAATTAAATGTTTATCCTGTTCCTGATGGAGATACAGGATCAAATATGTCTATGACTTTAGAAACAATGAAAAACGATATAGAAAGTAGTACTGTTAAAAAAAGTTCTATGGTTGAGGTAATAGATGTTATAGAAGAGTCAATTCTTATGGGAGCAAGAGGAAATTCTGGAACTATTTTATCTCAAATTATTACTGGTTTCTTAAAGGGAATAGGTGATAAAAAAAGACTTGAAAGTGCTGACTTAGCCGAAGCTCTACTTAATGCTAAAGAAGTAGCTTATAAGGCTGTGGATACCCCTGTTGAAGGAACAATATTAACTGTTATTAGAGAAGTAAGTGAAAAAGCGATTGAAATCAAAGATGATGTTGAATCACTAGATAAAATGTTAGAAATATTAACAAGTACAGCAGAAGAAGCCGTTAATAAAACACCTGATCTTTTACCTAAATTAAAAGAAGCAGGAGTTGTAGATTCTGGAGCTATGGGTCTTTACTATTTCTTCATTGGTATTAGTAAAGCCTTAACTGAAATTAATGAAATAGTTTCTTATGAAGCTACAGAAAAAACTTTTGATAGTACACTTAGAGATATCACACATGATCCAGCTGAAATTAAATTTAAATACTGTACAGAATTTATAATTAGAAATGCTGATTTTAATATAGATAAATTTAAAGAAGATATTTTAAAATTAGGAGATTCTGCTGTATTTGCACAAACATCTAAAAAATTTAAAATACATGTGCATACAAACAATCCAGGGCAAGCTCTTGAACTTGCTGTTACACATGGAGATCTTGAGAAAATAAAAATAGAAAATATGAAACTACAAAATGAAGGTTTATTAAGTAGCGAAAAAGAACAAACTAAGATATTTGTTAACTCTAAACCAAATTTATCAAGATATTCTTATGTTATATTAGCTGATAGCTTAAATTTAAAAGAAGAATTTTTAACACTGGGAGCAAGTGTTGTATTACTTGGTGGGCAAAGTCAAAATCCAAGTGTACAAGATATTTTAAATGCTATAGCTAAAATAAATAACAATAAACAAATAGTAATATTACCTAATAATAAAAATGTTATTTCAACTGCAAATATTGCTGCTGAAAAAACAGAAAAAAATGTATTAGTTGTACCAACTAAAACTATGATGGAAGGTTACTATTACTTAAATAGCTATTTTGATACATTAGCAAATACTAAATACAATGCAGAATTTAATTATTCTATAGAAATTACAAAAGCAGTAAGAGATACTAATGTAGATGGGTTGACTATAAACAAAGATGACTTTATAGCATTAGTAAACACTAAAATTGCACATGCTAATAAAAGTATTTTAGAATTAATTAAAGAAATAAAAGAAAAGTATATTAACGAAAAAACTATAAATATTACCATAGTTGAAGGTAAAGAAAAATATGATGATGTAAAAGCTTCATTAAATATTCCTAAATCTAAGTTTATAAATGGGGAACAGGAGAATTACAATTACTATATTTATATAGAAAATAGACCTGATAATATGCCAGATATAGCTATAGTTACAGACACTGGTAGTGATTTAGGAGAAGAAGATGTTAAAGGTCTTCCAATATTTATAACTCCTATTAGATTAGAAGCAAATGGAGAGCATTATAAAGATGGTGTTGATATAAGTAAAGATGAATTTTGGAATAAATTAATAAATGAAGATACTCATTTCAAAAGTGCTCAACCTTCACCTAAAGAACTTATGAATCTATATACTCATATACTTAATAGAGGATATAAGAAGATACTAACTTTAAACATTAGTAGTTCTATGAGTGGAACATACAGAACTGTTAAAATGGTTAGAGCTAATTTAAATAAAGAAAATGATATTATTCAAATAGATACACAGCTTGTTTCTTTCCCATTAGGAATATTAGTAAAACAAGCTGCTGAAAAATCTATGCTTAAACATTCTATTTCAGATATTAAGATTTGGGCAGAGAAATTTATTTCTAAAGTTAAGACATTAATAGTTGTAGATGATCTAAAATATCTTGAAAGAGGTGGAAGAATCACTAAAGTTGCTAGATCTATTGGTGATTTCTTAAAATTAAAACCTATACTTACTTTCTCTCAAGGAACTTTAACTGTAGAAAAGAAAGTATTTGGAGAAAATTTAGCTATCTCTTATCTTGAAAAAAGTATACAAGAAGTAGCAAAAAAACATAGTATATATGTGTATTCTGGTTTTGGTGGTAGCTCAAAACAATTAGATAATATCAGTAAAATACTTGAAAGTGTTAAAGGTAACCATAAGATTACTATTGCTGAAAAATCTATACAAATAGGAGCAACAGTAGGAGCACATGCAGGTCCAGTATATGCAATTTGCATGATTCCTAAATTATTATAA
- a CDS encoding redoxin family protein, whose amino-acid sequence MKKILAMFLLMLSTTFSFSGSLDYISFKDQAGQVKKISDYKGKTYIKMWASWCHICLATMPHTVELSKEKNLGFNVISVVSPGRNGELKENDFKKWFKDTGWTELTTLMDDKGELIKRARLRVYPTNVFLDSRGNIAKVIIGAMSSKRIKEEMSKIN is encoded by the coding sequence ATGAAAAAAATATTAGCAATGTTTTTATTAATGTTATCTACAACATTTTCATTTTCAGGAAGTTTAGATTACATTTCATTTAAAGATCAAGCAGGACAGGTTAAAAAAATTAGTGATTATAAAGGGAAAACATATATTAAGATGTGGGCATCATGGTGTCATATATGTCTTGCTACTATGCCACATACAGTAGAACTTTCTAAAGAGAAAAATTTAGGATTTAATGTAATTTCAGTTGTATCTCCTGGTAGAAATGGAGAGTTAAAAGAAAATGATTTTAAAAAATGGTTTAAAGATACTGGGTGGACAGAACTTACAACATTAATGGATGATAAGGGAGAGTTAATTAAAAGAGCTAGATTAAGAGTATATCCTACTAATGTATTTCTTGATAGTAGAGGAAATATAGCAAAAGTAATAATTGGAGCTATGTCATCTAAAAGAATTAAAGAGGAAATGAGTAAAATTAATTAA
- a CDS encoding cation diffusion facilitator family transporter produces MKKIIEFNYHHAKHYKIQNKSKKTLWISLLLTAIFAMLELFGGIISGSLALVSDSFHMISDVIALIFSMLAIYYSTKKPTDRYTYGYLRVEIIAAFLNGIALVIISFGIINEAIKRIINPQEINFNLMITIAIIGLIINIVLTLVLMNSLKYEDNLNIKSALWHFLGDLLNSIGVIITGILVKYTGIILLDPIISSIISIVIMIGGIKIIRKALNILMEAVPEELDINKIRNSILDMENIENIHEFHMWSISEGLHSLSFHVILKEYNGVNDYKIIKNISNMLKEVYKIDHVTIQIEDPEVNIHKE; encoded by the coding sequence ATGAAAAAAATTATTGAATTTAATTATCATCATGCAAAGCATTATAAAATTCAAAATAAATCTAAAAAAACATTATGGATAAGCTTATTACTTACAGCTATATTTGCTATGCTTGAACTATTTGGTGGAATAATATCGGGTTCTCTTGCATTAGTTTCTGATTCATTTCATATGATATCAGATGTAATTGCATTAATATTTAGTATGCTTGCTATATATTATTCAACTAAAAAACCTACAGATAGATATACATATGGATATTTGAGAGTTGAGATAATAGCTGCATTTTTAAATGGTATTGCATTAGTTATAATATCATTTGGAATAATAAATGAAGCTATTAAAAGAATAATTAATCCTCAAGAGATTAACTTTAATTTAATGATAACTATAGCTATTATTGGTTTAATCATTAATATAGTCCTTACTTTAGTACTTATGAATAGTTTAAAATATGAGGATAATTTAAATATTAAAAGTGCATTATGGCATTTTTTAGGGGATTTATTAAATTCAATAGGAGTAATAATAACAGGTATATTAGTTAAATATACAGGAATAATATTATTAGATCCAATAATAAGTTCTATAATAAGTATAGTTATAATGATAGGTGGTATAAAGATTATTAGAAAAGCTTTAAACATATTAATGGAAGCTGTACCAGAAGAATTAGATATAAATAAAATTAGAAATAGTATACTCGATATGGAAAATATAGAAAATATACATGAATTTCATATGTGGTCAATATCTGAAGGCTTACATAGCCTATCATTCCATGTTATTTTAAAAGAATATAATGGTGTTAATGACTATAAAATAATAAAAAATATTTCTAATATGTTAAAAGAGGTATATAAAATAGATCATGTAACTATACAAATAGAAGATCCAGAGGTAAACATACATAAGGAATAA
- a CDS encoding HPr family phosphocarrier protein has translation MNKIKVKVLNEQGIHARPSTKICAITNKFSGNVFFRCDGENYDAKNIMTILLIGLEKGREFEIIADSGNEKEEMDLLNSLQRLIEIEQFN, from the coding sequence ATGAACAAAATTAAAGTTAAAGTATTAAATGAACAAGGTATACACGCAAGACCATCTACTAAAATATGTGCCATTACTAATAAGTTTTCTGGTAATGTTTTTTTTAGATGTGATGGTGAAAATTATGATGCTAAAAATATTATGACTATTTTGCTAATTGGTTTAGAGAAAGGTAGAGAATTTGAAATAATTGCAGATAGCGGCAATGAAAAAGAAGAAATGGATCTACTTAACTCACTACAAAGACTAATAGAGATAGAACAATTTAATTAA
- a CDS encoding NUDIX hydrolase: protein MKSYTVCYLIRDDKILMLYRNKKEVDINKGKWIGVGGKIELGESPHESVKREVTEETGYILNECILRGMLIFVYNGITEYIYVFTSEDFSGEIITCDEGDLKYIPKQEILDLNIWEGDKYFLKDIIDDKKEFFVYRMEYENDKLIDVKKEQ, encoded by the coding sequence ATGAAGTCGTATACAGTTTGCTATTTAATTAGAGATGATAAAATTCTTATGCTTTATAGGAATAAAAAGGAAGTTGATATAAATAAAGGTAAATGGATAGGTGTAGGAGGGAAAATAGAACTAGGTGAAAGTCCACATGAATCTGTTAAAAGAGAGGTTACTGAAGAAACAGGGTATATTTTAAATGAGTGCATTTTAAGAGGTATGCTTATTTTTGTGTATAATGGTATAACTGAATACATATATGTGTTTACTTCAGAAGATTTTAGTGGTGAAATCATAACTTGTGATGAAGGTGATCTAAAATATATACCAAAACAAGAAATATTAGATTTAAATATATGGGAAGGAGATAAATACTTTCTTAAAGATATAATAGATGATAAAAAAGAGTTTTTTGTATACAGGATGGAATATGAAAATGATAAATTAATTGATGTGAAAAAGGAACAATAA
- a CDS encoding cytochrome c biogenesis CcdA family protein: protein MFDLSIITIFLSGVLMFFSPCIFPLIPIYFGVLEKDNKKIRNTALFLLGISLTFVILGFGFGLLSDILFNPLIRIIAGIIIIILGLQQLGIFDLAFLEKTKTLQINRKYNNSGLESFMLGATFSLGWTPCIGPILGAVLFLSGDRETAVQGAVLLLIFVLGFSTPFLIFTMFYNKLIKKVEFIKKNLNVIKKISAVLIILMGLLLIFDKLTIIVSYFNKLSM from the coding sequence ATGTTTGATTTATCAATAATTACGATATTTTTAAGTGGAGTATTAATGTTTTTTTCACCATGTATATTTCCACTAATCCCTATATATTTTGGAGTGCTTGAAAAAGATAATAAAAAAATTAGAAATACAGCCCTGTTTTTATTAGGGATATCATTAACTTTTGTTATTTTAGGATTTGGATTTGGACTTTTATCAGATATATTATTTAATCCTTTAATTAGAATAATCGCTGGTATTATAATCATAATACTAGGATTGCAACAATTAGGAATATTTGATTTAGCATTTTTAGAAAAAACTAAAACACTACAGATAAATAGAAAATATAATAATTCTGGATTAGAATCATTTATGCTAGGTGCTACGTTTTCATTAGGTTGGACACCATGTATAGGACCAATATTAGGTGCAGTTCTTTTTCTTTCTGGAGATAGAGAAACCGCTGTTCAAGGAGCTGTGCTTTTATTAATATTTGTATTAGGTTTTTCTACACCTTTTTTAATTTTTACTATGTTCTATAATAAACTAATTAAGAAGGTTGAATTTATTAAGAAAAACTTGAATGTAATTAAAAAGATTAGTGCAGTATTAATAATATTAATGGGATTATTATTAATTTTTGATAAACTTACAATAATAGTTTCTTATTTCAACAAACTAAGTATGTAA
- a CDS encoding S1 RNA-binding domain-containing protein, with protein MNNNFMEMLEEYLPTKEQNLGDKIEGTIIRKDNEFGYLNIQNKLEGRIRVSEIEGFEIGDKVKVLVVKENDEFLIVSKNILEKKEAFSNIKKGDKISGIIKEKIKGGYKVECGLIKAFLPFRSSGLNQQYIPNGELLEFDVTEKNRKEIVISRLEIIKENEKNFLNKLNLGDKITGTISNKLDYGMIIDLGTLSGLLHSSEISWNKEKTLKDFTVGEKIDVKIIELDKETKKIKLSIKQLVENPWLKIREKYHIGQNIDAPVKEVFSFGVVVDLGDREDLIHVSDLYYKKIGNVEKEYKKGDVIFCEVIDINDEKEKIILSARTVFEKIWESLDDFCLLNDIINIKVTRVKDFGFFAKTDENLEIFVPKSEYSWNKADDLNIKVGDSLDVKLIEIKKEDKNLVGSIKRLGKSPYDIASSKFDKNTEYEVEITDILENGVLVRLTDDFKGLIPKKELSKEEIKDIKEHFNVGDKIKAVVFDKNNKNSILLSIKKIEELEEKKELEELMRIYGANN; from the coding sequence ATGAACAACAATTTTATGGAAATGTTAGAAGAATATCTTCCTACTAAAGAACAAAATCTAGGTGATAAAATAGAAGGAACTATAATCAGAAAAGATAACGAATTTGGATATCTTAATATTCAAAACAAATTAGAAGGACGTATAAGAGTTTCTGAAATAGAAGGATTTGAAATAGGAGATAAAGTTAAGGTTCTTGTTGTTAAAGAAAACGATGAATTCTTAATAGTTTCAAAAAATATCTTAGAGAAAAAAGAAGCATTCTCTAATATAAAAAAGGGAGATAAAATTTCTGGTATAATTAAAGAAAAAATAAAGGGAGGATACAAGGTAGAATGTGGGTTAATAAAAGCTTTTCTTCCATTTAGAAGTTCTGGATTAAACCAACAATACATCCCTAATGGTGAACTATTAGAATTTGATGTAACAGAAAAAAATAGAAAAGAAATAGTTATTTCAAGACTTGAAATAATTAAAGAAAACGAAAAAAACTTCTTAAATAAATTAAATCTAGGAGATAAAATCACTGGAACTATTTCTAATAAGTTAGATTATGGAATGATAATAGATCTTGGAACATTATCAGGGTTATTACATAGTAGCGAAATTTCTTGGAATAAAGAAAAAACTCTAAAAGATTTTACTGTTGGAGAAAAAATTGATGTTAAAATAATTGAACTTGATAAAGAAACTAAAAAGATAAAATTAAGTATTAAACAATTAGTTGAAAATCCATGGTTAAAAATTAGAGAAAAATATCATATAGGTCAAAATATAGATGCACCTGTTAAAGAAGTTTTTTCATTCGGTGTTGTAGTTGATTTAGGTGATAGAGAAGATTTAATACATGTTTCAGACCTATATTACAAAAAAATTGGTAATGTAGAAAAAGAATACAAAAAAGGTGATGTAATATTCTGTGAGGTTATTGATATAAATGATGAAAAAGAAAAAATTATTCTAAGTGCTAGAACAGTATTTGAAAAAATTTGGGAAAGCTTGGATGATTTCTGTCTTTTAAATGATATAATAAACATTAAAGTAACTAGAGTTAAAGATTTTGGTTTCTTTGCAAAAACAGATGAAAACTTAGAAATCTTTGTTCCTAAATCAGAATATTCATGGAACAAAGCTGATGATTTAAACATTAAAGTTGGAGATAGCTTAGATGTTAAATTAATTGAAATTAAAAAAGAAGATAAAAATTTAGTTGGAAGTATTAAAAGATTAGGAAAATCTCCATATGATATAGCTTCTTCTAAATTTGATAAAAATACAGAATATGAAGTTGAAATTACTGACATATTAGAAAATGGAGTACTTGTTAGATTAACTGATGATTTTAAAGGATTAATTCCTAAAAAAGAATTATCAAAAGAAGAAATAAAAGATATTAAAGAACACTTTAATGTTGGAGATAAAATTAAAGCTGTAGTATTTGATAAAAATAATAAGAACTCTATCTTACTTTCTATTAAAAAAATAGAAGAGTTAGAAGAAAAAAAAGAATTGGAAGAATTAATGAGAATTTATGGCGCCAATAACTAG
- a CDS encoding RluA family pseudouridine synthase: MKKYILNEKAFRLKVSQYLREFHNYSGRSLRSIEVFLDNKQIRTTTKLPKIGILTVIEKEKGSNIVPIKMNLDIVYEDDDLLIVNKEPYLLTHPTLKKVDKTLANGIVYHFIEKYNKNLVPRFISRLDMNTSGLIMIAKNSFSQSFIQSGKANVTKKYLALAENMFEKEEIIVEEKIYKDGDELARIIDDRGQYAKTKFKLIKNYPHLDISLIECELFTGRTHQIRVHLKHLGHPIIGDSLYNPDSIFNKIAKRQMLHSYKLSFTHPSSGKRIDVEIPIYHDMLDILKI, from the coding sequence ATGAAAAAATACATTTTAAATGAAAAAGCATTTAGACTAAAAGTATCTCAATATTTACGTGAATTTCATAATTATTCTGGAAGAAGTTTGCGTTCTATTGAGGTATTTTTAGATAATAAACAAATAAGAACTACAACGAAACTACCAAAAATCGGAATACTTACAGTAATAGAAAAAGAAAAAGGAAGTAATATAGTTCCAATTAAAATGAATCTCGATATAGTATATGAAGATGATGATTTATTAATAGTTAATAAAGAACCATATTTACTTACTCATCCTACTTTAAAAAAAGTAGATAAAACACTAGCAAATGGTATAGTTTATCATTTTATAGAAAAGTATAATAAAAATCTTGTACCTAGATTTATTTCTCGTTTAGATATGAATACTTCAGGTTTAATCATGATAGCAAAAAATAGTTTTTCTCAATCATTTATTCAATCTGGAAAAGCAAATGTTACTAAAAAATATTTAGCACTTGCTGAAAATATGTTTGAAAAAGAAGAAATTATAGTTGAAGAAAAAATATATAAAGATGGTGATGAACTGGCAAGAATAATAGATGATAGAGGACAGTATGCTAAAACTAAATTTAAATTAATAAAAAATTATCCTCATCTTGATATTTCTCTTATAGAATGTGAGCTATTTACAGGAAGAACACATCAAATTAGGGTTCATCTTAAACATTTAGGGCATCCTATTATTGGAGATAGTTTATATAACCCAGATTCTATTTTTAATAAAATAGCAAAAAGGCAAATGTTACACTCATACAAACTTTCATTTACTCACCCTAGTAGTGGTAAAAGAATAGATGTAGAAATACCAATTTATCATGATATGTTAGATATATTAAAGATATAA